GTCCTTTACACTATGCAAGTCATTTTGATGCATTAGTATATAGCTACTATGCTCACATCCTAAATGAAAAGTACATTAAAAAACTAGAGCAAGAACCTTTGTTAAATGAGGCTATTACTGCCTATCGAAAAATATTAGTTAATAAAAATTCTACTAGTGGCAAAAGTAATATCCACTTTGCAAAAGAATGTTTTGACGAAATAACATTTAGAGCAGATAACTCAGAGAATGTACTCGTTTTGGCTTTTGACTTAAAGAGTTTCTTCTCATCTTTAGACCATAAATATTTAAAAGAAAGATGGGCCTGGTTAATTGAAGAGGAAAAATTACCTAAAGATCATTATAATGTTTTTAAATCTTGTACAAACTTTAGCTATGTTCTACTTGATGATCTTCGTCTAAAAAAAACAAAACAAGGGGGCAAAAAATTGGGTTTTGATGAGTCTAAACTCGCTGATATAAGAAAAAGAAGAGGGTACAGATCGTTCTTCTATGATAATTCAGATTTCCGAAATCAAATCAAAGAAGGGAATTTACCAATATATAAAAATCATTTTTACAGAACCTTACCTAATGGCAAAAAAATTAAAATGGGAATTCCTCAAGGGCTTCCTATAAGTGCCACATTAGCAAATTTATACCTTTATGAATTTGATCTAACCATTATAAATACTATTGTAAAGCAACAAGGAGGGTTTTATAGACGTTATTCGGATGATATTTTAATAATTTGTAAACCAGAAGAAGAAATTCAAATAGAAGAATTTGTACTCAACCTAATCAAAAAATACCATATCAAGATTAGTGAAGAAAAGACAGAAAAATTCTTATTTAAAAAAAACACTTATAACAAAGCTCAAGACATACGTTTAGAATGCTTTAAGATTCTTAATTCTTCTAAACACATTTCTTCTCATCTAACCTACTTAGGTTTTGAGTTTAGAGGGTACAACGTTTGTATAAAGTCCCAAAATCTATCTAAATACTATAGAAAAATAATTTCCACTATAAAAAGAAGAAGTAAGAGAACAATAAAGCTTATAGATAGTAATCCTGAAACTAAGATTGCTTTATACATGACCCAACTAAAAAAAGTATATAACCTCCCTATAAAAAAACCAAACACTGACATACAAGAACTACGCACATTAAAACGCAAACGTTATAAACTAGTCAAACACTCTGAAGGCTTTTTTCATTTTGAACATTTCCCCATAAAAGATAAAAAACAAGCTAACTATTATAGCTATGTACTCCGTTGCTGCTCAACTTTTGAAACCAATAGTTTTAAAAAACAGGTAAGAAAAAGAAAACATATCGCTTATACTGCCATTAATAAACATTTTACTATTAACACAAAAAAGTAACGATACCACCTTTTTCACCTATGGACAAGTCTTTTATAATTAAAATTCACTTAAACAAAAAAACCAATTTTACATATTAAAAAAGCATCAATCTCTCGGTGCTTTTATATGAAAATTATTTTCTATTAATACGGTTTTTCATCTCTACCTTCGCAGTTGATGAAGGCGCGGTTGACTACGCGGTTTCCTAAATTAGTGAAGATAACTCAATCACAAAAACAATTGCTTTTCATAATAACTACGCACCGCCGTACTATTTACCTTAGCGGGTCTCCATTTACCAAGTCCTTTTACGATGCGTTCTACTACATTTCTCACCTCTTCATTCGATGTATTACGCACTTTTACCTGACTCACAGAACCATCCACTTCCACAATAAATTGGACATCAATATTTTTCATTTCAGCCAAAACTAATGGGTCTTTCATTCTTTCATAAGCTTGTATAAACTGTTTTTCAAAAACCAATACACCCGCTTCATAATAAGCTTGAGCATAAAAAGCTTTTACTCCTTTATAGGCAAGAGTATCAACAAGAAAATCAGCACTTTCAAACTTTTTTAACGTCAAAGGCAAAGTAAATGTACTTTCTATTTTTTTATCATTTTCAATTGCGGGTTTCCATTTTGACATCCTTCCTAAGACACGTACTGCTTCAGTTCCAATCCCAAAACCAGGATCTCTTAATATTTTAATATCTGTTACTCTCCCTTGATCTTCAACAGTAAACTGTAAAATCAATTGAAAAACGTTTTCTTCAAGTGCCTCCTCTGAGAAAATGAATCTCGATTTGAATTCCTGAATAAAATTGGCCATCCCACCTGGATATTCAGCTGGCACGGCAAAAATACTACAAGCTATTTCAGATTCAAGCTTCTCTCCTCTATTCTTCTGAGCAAACCCTTGTTGAACACCTAGCAACAGTAAACTAGTTACAATCAAAACAATACTTATTTTCATCTGCTCTACTTTTACTGAAATTTAAACAAAAAAAAAGCACCGATCTCTCAATCAGTGCTTTTTATTATCATGTATCTGTTCTATTAATACGGTTTCTCGTCTCTACCTTCGTAATAGTTGATGAAAGCGCGGTTTACTACGCGATTTCCTCCTTTTGTAGGATAGTCTCCGGTGAAATACCAATCCCCTAAGTTTTTCGGACACGCTTTGTGTAGGTTCTCAATCGATTGGAATACGATTTTGATTTCTGATTTAGTACCTTCTTCTGTTACCATCTCTGCAATCTTAGCTGAAACTTCCTCATCTGTAAATGGCGCGTAAATCTCTTTTACGTAGTTGATCACCTCGTCATCTTTTAAGCCTACTTGTGCTTTTGATTTTTGGTATACTTCTTCTACGATGTGATACATATTGCGTTCTTTTAGCATTTCAATTACTGCTTGGAACGCGATTAACCCTTCTAATTTCGCCATATCAATTCCGTAGCAATCTGGGTAACGCACTTGTGGTGCTGCAGAAACAACTACAATACGCTTCGGATTCAAACGATCCAACATGCGGATGATACTTTTCTTCAACGTCGTACCACGTACAATACTATCGTCGATAATCACCAAGTTATCCGTTGGTTTAATCACCCCATAGGTTACGTCGTATACGTGTGCTACTAAATCATCACGACTGCTATCATCTGTAATAAACGTACGCAATTTTGCATCTTTAATTGCAATCTTCTCTGTGCGCAACTTAACAGATAAAATCTCTTGTAGTTTCGCTTCAGATAACGCCTCTTTGTTCTTTAAGATATCCGAAATCTTGCGTTGATTCAAGAAATCTTGTGCACCTTCAATCATTCCGAAGAACGATGTTTCTGATGTATTTGGAATATAAGAGAATACTGAATTATCGGTATCGTTTTCAATAATATCTAGTACTTGAGGGAAGATAAACTTTCCTAAGTCTTTGCGCTCTTGGTAAATATCCGCATCATTTCCTCTTGAAAAATACACGCGTTCGAATGAACACGCTTTCAATGGAAGTGGCTCTAAGATTTGCTCAAAGTGTACACTTGCATCTTTCTTCACGATAATTGCCTGACCTGGTGTTAATTCTTTGATGTCTTCAAAAGGCACATTCAACGCCGTTTGAATAACAGGACGCTCACTTGCTACGACAACGATTTCATCATTTTCATAGTAGAATGCAGGGCGAATACCCGCTGGATCTCTGAATACAAAAGCATCTCCATGACCTAACATTCCAGCCATTGTAAATCCACCGTCCCAGTTTTTAGAAGCTCTTCTCAAGATACGAGCAATATCCAAACGCTCACCAATAATCGGCGAAGCTGTTTTTTTCGAGAATCCTTCTTGTTTTATTTTGTAGTATAAATCATCAATTTCATCATCTAAGAAATGGCCGATTTTCTCCATTACAGTAATGGTATCTGACATTTCTTTTGGATGTTGACCCAAGCGCACTAAATCGTCAAACAACTCTCTAACATTGGTTAGATTGAAGTTTCCGGCAACGATTAAGTTTCTGTGCATCCAATTATTTTGACGTAAAAAAGGATGAACGCTTTCGATGCTATTTTTTCCAAAAGTTCCATAACGCACGTGACCTAAGAACACTTCTCCTAAATAAGGGATGTGTTTTTTTTGCAATTCAGCGCTATCCGCATATTCTGGGTGTTCTTCCATTTCTGCATTAATGCGTCCATTGATTTGGGCAAAAATATCTTGAATCGGCTGTGCTTTATTTGAACGCACACGACTAATATAGCGTTCTCCTGGTTCCATATCGAGTTTAATACTCGCTAAACCAGCTCCATCTTGTCCTCTATTATGTTGTTTTTCTAATAACAAGTACATTTTTTGAATCGGATAAAATGCACTCCCATATTTTTCTTTATAATAGGATAGAGGCTTTTTTAATCGTAAAAAAGCAATTCCACATTCGTGTTGTAGTGCGTCGCTCATAGTTAGTTGTGTTGTGTGTTATCATTAAAAAAAGCCCCACGACGAGGCTTAGTATGTTGCATGTTTATTTGAGTTCAATGTCGAACTGTGTTAACATTTTAAATTGCATTAATCTTTTTTTCATTTCGGCTTCTTCTAACTGCTCCATACGTTGTGTTCCGAATTCTTCTACACAGAAGGAGGCTAAATTAGATCCAAAAATAATTGCGTTCTTCATACATTGAAAGGATATACTTCCTCTTTCTGTTAAGTACCCGGCAAATCCACCTGCGAAAGTATCTCCTGCTCCGGTTGGATCGAATACTTCTTTTAGCGGTAATGCTGGAGCAAAGAAAACATCTTTCCCTGAAAACAACAAGGCGCCATGTTCTCCTTTTTTAATTACGACATATTGAGGTCCCATTTCATGAATCACTTCAGCCGCCTTTACCAAAGAATATTCTCCAGAAAGTTGACGTGCCTCTTCATCGTTAATTGTGATTACGTCGACGTGTTTCAAAACGGATTTGAGTTCGTCTAACGCACAATTCATCCAAAAATTCATGGTATCTAACACCACTAGTTTCGGTTTTTGTTCCAATTGATCCAATACAGATTGCTGAATAGCGGGATGTAAATTCCCCAACATCACAACATCGGCATTTTTAAAATCAGCGGGAACGACAGGATTGAAATTCTCCAACACATTAAGCTGTGTGTCTAATGTATCCCTTGCGTTCAAATCGTTGTGGTATCTACCACTCCAAAAGAAGGTTTTACCGCCTGGAACTACTTCAATACCTGTTGTATTGATATTCTTACTTTCTAGTAATGCTATGTATTCTTTAGGAAAGTCATCCCCTACAACAGAAACGATAGCTGTTTCAACATCAAAATGCGAAGCAGATAGTCCTATATATGTAGCTGCACCTCCTAATACTTTGTCCGTTTTCCCGAATGGTGTTTCTATACTGTCAAACGCCACCGTTCCGACGATCAATAACTTGTTCATATTTTTGGAAAAGAAATAAGATGCAAATATATATCTTTCCTGATTTTAGACCAAAAATTAATCCCCTTTATTCTAAAATTAACTTATAGTCAATGCATTACAATTCACTCCTAGCTTATTTCACTCCCATACCAGAAGCAGAAACCGCCTTATTTTTCTAATAGTGAAGCACATATCCTTTCTTTCTAGGTGAGGATAAGCAATCGACCTAACAACAGATCGCCGCCAATTACCTCAAGTATTTCAACCCTTTTAAACCGCTTTTTCACACTATTTTCACCCCATCTTCAACCCAACCTATTCCTAACCTATTCCTAGTATACCCTAACATACGCCTAAGTATAGTATAAGAATACTGGGAGCTACCTTTGACCTTCCTTCGAGTTTCCTTCGACATTCCTTCGACAAAAACCCCTTTTTACGAGGCAAACTCGAAGGAAACTTGGAGGAATGTCGAAGAAAACAGAACGCAAACTATACCAAAAAGGGACTACTATTCCATTCAGAACACCTGTTTCGCTTACCTCTAACTACGAATAACATCCTTACTAAAGTTCGTTTCAAGGAAAAAACTCAGCCCCTATCTCCATAAAAAAAAGGTTCAGCTGTTCTGCTAAACCTTTTTCTATCTTCATATCGTATGTTCTACTCTCTATTTTGCTCATAATATTCATCGACGAGCAAATCTTTTTGTTTTCCTGCTTGCACGGCTAAGAAATCACAACGCTCATTCATGGGATGGTTATTGTGTCCTTTGACCCATTGAAAAGAAACTTGATGACGTCTATAAATGCGCAAGAAACGCATCCATAGGTCTGGGTTCTTCTTGTCTTTGAAATTTTTCTTCTCCCAACCAAATACCCATCCTTTGGTAACGGCATCCACTACATATTTAGAATCGGAAACCACCAACACGCGTGTTTGTGGGTTTTT
The window above is part of the Myroides odoratus DSM 2801 genome. Proteins encoded here:
- a CDS encoding energy transducer TonB codes for the protein MKISIVLIVTSLLLLGVQQGFAQKNRGEKLESEIACSIFAVPAEYPGGMANFIQEFKSRFIFSEEALEENVFQLILQFTVEDQGRVTDIKILRDPGFGIGTEAVRVLGRMSKWKPAIENDKKIESTFTLPLTLKKFESADFLVDTLAYKGVKAFYAQAYYEAGVLVFEKQFIQAYERMKDPLVLAEMKNIDVQFIVEVDGSVSQVKVRNTSNEEVRNVVERIVKGLGKWRPAKVNSTAVRSYYEKQLFL
- a CDS encoding PfkB family carbohydrate kinase, with amino-acid sequence MNKLLIVGTVAFDSIETPFGKTDKVLGGAATYIGLSASHFDVETAIVSVVGDDFPKEYIALLESKNINTTGIEVVPGGKTFFWSGRYHNDLNARDTLDTQLNVLENFNPVVPADFKNADVVMLGNLHPAIQQSVLDQLEQKPKLVVLDTMNFWMNCALDELKSVLKHVDVITINDEEARQLSGEYSLVKAAEVIHEMGPQYVVIKKGEHGALLFSGKDVFFAPALPLKEVFDPTGAGDTFAGGFAGYLTERGSISFQCMKNAIIFGSNLASFCVEEFGTQRMEQLEEAEMKKRLMQFKMLTQFDIELK
- the rnhA gene encoding ribonuclease HI, which gives rise to MSQSFQVILYTDGSAQGNPGPGGYGLVLEWAGRQIFKEFAQGYRLTTNNRMELLAVIVGLEKLKNPQTRVLVVSDSKYVVDAVTKGWVFGWEKKNFKDKKNPDLWMRFLRIYRRHQVSFQWVKGHNNHPMNERCDFLAVQAGKQKDLLVDEYYEQNRE
- a CDS encoding reverse transcriptase domain-containing protein gives rise to the protein MEKPIWLKEKGYLHLSPSLQIGEDYEEIAQIIQNEKFVNKYAFYPLIHTNIKDRKYKKGNSKKHTFDDRSHTHYDIQTKKPIRNAKIRPLHYASHFDALVYSYYAHILNEKYIKKLEQEPLLNEAITAYRKILVNKNSTSGKSNIHFAKECFDEITFRADNSENVLVLAFDLKSFFSSLDHKYLKERWAWLIEEEKLPKDHYNVFKSCTNFSYVLLDDLRLKKTKQGGKKLGFDESKLADIRKRRGYRSFFYDNSDFRNQIKEGNLPIYKNHFYRTLPNGKKIKMGIPQGLPISATLANLYLYEFDLTIINTIVKQQGGFYRRYSDDILIICKPEEEIQIEEFVLNLIKKYHIKISEEKTEKFLFKKNTYNKAQDIRLECFKILNSSKHISSHLTYLGFEFRGYNVCIKSQNLSKYYRKIISTIKRRSKRTIKLIDSNPETKIALYMTQLKKVYNLPIKKPNTDIQELRTLKRKRYKLVKHSEGFFHFEHFPIKDKKQANYYSYVLRCCSTFETNSFKKQVRKRKHIAYTAINKHFTINTKK
- a CDS encoding amidophosphoribosyltransferase, coding for MSDALQHECGIAFLRLKKPLSYYKEKYGSAFYPIQKMYLLLEKQHNRGQDGAGLASIKLDMEPGERYISRVRSNKAQPIQDIFAQINGRINAEMEEHPEYADSAELQKKHIPYLGEVFLGHVRYGTFGKNSIESVHPFLRQNNWMHRNLIVAGNFNLTNVRELFDDLVRLGQHPKEMSDTITVMEKIGHFLDDEIDDLYYKIKQEGFSKKTASPIIGERLDIARILRRASKNWDGGFTMAGMLGHGDAFVFRDPAGIRPAFYYENDEIVVVASERPVIQTALNVPFEDIKELTPGQAIIVKKDASVHFEQILEPLPLKACSFERVYFSRGNDADIYQERKDLGKFIFPQVLDIIENDTDNSVFSYIPNTSETSFFGMIEGAQDFLNQRKISDILKNKEALSEAKLQEILSVKLRTEKIAIKDAKLRTFITDDSSRDDLVAHVYDVTYGVIKPTDNLVIIDDSIVRGTTLKKSIIRMLDRLNPKRIVVVSAAPQVRYPDCYGIDMAKLEGLIAFQAVIEMLKERNMYHIVEEVYQKSKAQVGLKDDEVINYVKEIYAPFTDEEVSAKIAEMVTEEGTKSEIKIVFQSIENLHKACPKNLGDWYFTGDYPTKGGNRVVNRAFINYYEGRDEKPY